From Vibrio artabrorum, a single genomic window includes:
- the bioA gene encoding adenosylmethionine--8-amino-7-oxononanoate transaminase has translation MDLAFDRQHIWHPYTSTLTPLTCYPVTNADGVYLELEGGKRIIDGMSSWWSTIHGYNHPELNAAAHSQIDKVSHVMFGGITHQPAIDLCKKLLNLAPSNLEHVFLADSGSVAVEVSLKMALQYWHAKGQPRSKFLTLRDGYHGDTFAAMSVTDPDNSMHSLYKGFLPEHIFADSPKTGFWDEWNSSDIDSFREKLAAHHQEVAAVILEPIVQGAGGMRIYHPEFLKQVRLLCDEFNVLLILDEIATGFGRTGKLFACEHADVQPDILCVGKALTGGYMTLSATLASKEVADTVCGGEAGCFMHGPTFMGNPLACAVGAASLSIIEQGHWKNQTQQIEQLFSELLPPLREHELVKDVRWLGAIGVVETHIPVDMEAIQAHFVEQGVWIRPFGKLIYMMPPFISNPEEILALVNAIDTALCTPECFQTIADS, from the coding sequence ATGGATCTCGCCTTTGATCGCCAGCATATCTGGCATCCCTACACATCAACGTTAACACCTCTGACCTGCTATCCAGTCACCAACGCAGACGGTGTTTACCTAGAATTAGAAGGCGGAAAACGAATTATTGATGGTATGTCATCTTGGTGGTCAACCATCCACGGCTACAATCACCCTGAGCTAAATGCTGCAGCTCACAGCCAAATCGATAAGGTTTCACACGTTATGTTTGGTGGCATCACCCACCAACCCGCTATCGATCTATGTAAGAAGCTTTTGAATCTCGCGCCAAGTAATCTTGAGCATGTATTTTTGGCCGATTCAGGTTCAGTCGCCGTAGAGGTTAGCCTCAAGATGGCACTGCAATATTGGCACGCTAAAGGACAACCTCGTTCAAAGTTCCTCACACTAAGAGATGGCTACCACGGTGATACCTTTGCGGCGATGTCAGTGACCGACCCTGACAACTCGATGCACAGCCTCTACAAAGGCTTTTTGCCGGAACATATTTTCGCTGATTCGCCAAAAACAGGCTTTTGGGATGAGTGGAACTCAAGTGACATCGATAGTTTTCGAGAAAAGCTGGCAGCACACCATCAAGAGGTCGCTGCGGTGATCTTAGAGCCTATCGTTCAAGGGGCTGGCGGCATGCGCATCTACCACCCTGAGTTCCTAAAACAAGTTCGCTTGCTGTGTGATGAATTCAACGTATTGCTGATCTTGGATGAGATTGCGACCGGATTTGGCCGCACAGGGAAACTGTTCGCTTGTGAGCATGCCGATGTTCAACCGGACATATTATGCGTAGGCAAAGCTTTAACTGGTGGCTATATGACATTGTCAGCGACGCTTGCGAGTAAAGAAGTTGCTGACACGGTATGTGGCGGTGAAGCAGGCTGCTTTATGCACGGGCCAACCTTTATGGGCAACCCATTGGCTTGCGCAGTCGGTGCGGCAAGTTTATCCATCATCGAGCAAGGCCATTGGAAAAATCAGACTCAACAGATTGAACAGCTCTTTTCTGAGTTGTTACCACCGTTGCGAGAACATGAACTGGTTAAAGACGTGCGTTGGTTAGGCGCGATTGGCGTCGTTGAAACTCACATACCCGTCGATATGGAAGCCATTCAAGCTCACTTTGTAGAGCAAGGCGTTTGGATCCGTCCGTTTGGTAAGTTGATTTATATGATGCCTCCCTTTATCTCAAACCCAGAAGAAATCCTTGCACTCGTCAATGCCATCGACACAGCACTGTGCACACCAGAGTGTTTTCAAACTATTGCAGATAGTTGA
- the bioB gene encoding biotin synthase BioB, which translates to MEVRHDWTVAEVTALLEKPFMDLMFEAQVVHRQYQEHNHVQVSTLLSIKTGACPEDCKYCPQSAHYRTDVNKERLMEVERVLDAAQKAKNAGSTRFCMGAAWKNPKERDMPHLTDMIKGVKEMGLETCMTLGMLTPEQAGELADAGLDYYNHNLDTSPEFYGSIITTRTYQDRLDTLSHVRDAGMKICSGGIIGMGESTNDRAGLLVELANLPVHPESVPINMLVKVKGTPMENVDDVESFDFIKLIAIARIMMPMSAVRLSAGRENMNEQMQAMCFMAGANSIFYGCKLLTTPNPDEDTDMQLFKKLGINSQQVAQKPDEIQENELLDQVVERVAARPTKDDMFYDATV; encoded by the coding sequence GTGGAAGTTCGTCATGACTGGACAGTCGCTGAAGTAACAGCGCTGCTTGAAAAACCGTTTATGGATTTAATGTTTGAAGCTCAAGTGGTTCATAGACAGTACCAAGAGCACAACCACGTGCAGGTGAGTACGCTTCTATCGATTAAGACCGGTGCTTGCCCTGAAGATTGTAAGTACTGCCCTCAAAGTGCTCACTACCGAACGGATGTTAACAAAGAACGTTTGATGGAAGTTGAGCGTGTTTTGGATGCGGCGCAAAAAGCGAAGAACGCAGGCTCGACTCGCTTCTGTATGGGGGCGGCGTGGAAAAATCCGAAAGAACGCGATATGCCTCACCTGACTGACATGATCAAAGGTGTGAAAGAGATGGGTTTAGAAACTTGTATGACATTAGGTATGTTAACGCCAGAGCAAGCCGGCGAGCTAGCGGATGCAGGTTTGGATTACTACAACCACAATCTTGATACGTCTCCGGAATTTTACGGCAGCATCATCACCACTCGTACTTACCAAGATCGTTTAGATACGCTATCTCACGTGCGTGATGCCGGTATGAAGATCTGTTCTGGTGGCATTATTGGTATGGGCGAAAGTACCAATGACCGTGCAGGCCTGCTAGTAGAGCTAGCGAACCTTCCGGTACACCCTGAGAGTGTGCCAATCAACATGCTCGTGAAAGTGAAAGGCACACCGATGGAAAACGTCGATGATGTTGAATCTTTTGACTTCATTAAGTTGATTGCGATTGCTCGTATCATGATGCCAATGTCTGCGGTTCGTCTATCTGCAGGTCGCGAGAATATGAATGAACAGATGCAAGCGATGTGCTTCATGGCTGGCGCGAACTCTATCTTCTACGGTTGTAAGTTACTGACTACGCCAAACCCAGATGAAGACACGGATATGCAGCTGTTTAAGAAGTTAGGTATCAACAGCCAACAAGTGGCTCAGAAGCCGGATGAAATTCAAGAAAACGAACTGTT